GGTTTATGCTACAAAAGTGGTCAAGTCAAGAAATTAACATCCAAGAGAGAATCGAATAATATCTGCAAGTGTTGCTTTATAAAACAGGCCCCTTCATAATTATCCTTTTGCTTTTATTCACTTTTGGTATCTTTAATCTTAATTCCTGATCCTGCCTTAttatctttatttgtttttttgctttctGCATTCTGAAGCCGCTCACAGAACGCGCAAGAGAGTAGAGAGAACTAACTTTCTTATTCAGTTGCACATTTTTTGGGCCTCGTCTAGCATGTAGGCATATACATTCAAGTCCTCAAGCTTAGCACATCAAATTAtgatttcataaaaataaacgttatgaaataattttaaatttaaaagttaacataatacttataaaaaaaataaaaataatgaaacttttaaaatttagtatCAAAGTGAAACAAGACAAACATAATGgatcaaaaataatattaaatctttttatttttttattttttcacctctcactcaataataaaaatataattctattacaaatgaaaaagttatccTAAAAATGTGATCTCATTATATACTTTTAcgacaaaattatatttttatttatattttaattttttcacttcTCATTTAAGCaatataaacatattttcattatatttccATCAAAAGAATAATTTCAGGATACGATTAAAAGGCACATTATATTTCCATCAAAAAGATAATTTCAGGATACGATTAAAAGACACCCAGATGAATAGTGCCAATAGCAACTCCCCCTCTAAATCATAAGTATGGCCCAGACTTGTGAGCTTTAAAGACAATCATTTTTCACTGGCGAAGCTCATGCCTCAATGATCATCGGCACGCATTGCAAGATACATAACCAGGTTAAATCCCCTTCTAAAAATATCCCTCCAACCCTAGCAAAAAATGGAGACATTACTCCGCAGACAAATacattttaagtaaataatttaatttacaaaacaatttCATGTTACCTAAAATCAGGATCGGTCcaaggtaaaaaaataagtttaagcctaccaacaaaaaaatatttatttttagtttttataaaacaaaaatatcacatttatttaaaaaaagttacatataGGTCtcatacaatttttaatttaaagtaaaatatttacaattttttaatttaaagtaaaatattttttaaaatttgatttaaatcttatttattaaatgaaactCTAACAGTACATTCTGCAGTAAAAAAATCAGTTCACATTTATAGGCTTTCTtgaaaatcaaaaacaaaactatGACCATTCAATTCCTCTTTttaattagcattttttttttggttgagtTGGCTTTGAATCATAAATATgtcaatcttttaaaaaaaaagtattaggaAATTTCACAGATTTGGGGTCTTGTCAAAGGGCTCAAATGCGGCGTTCATTGCACTCATTCCTAAGAAGGATAACCCGCAAGGATTACATGAATACAGACCTATATCCTTGGAAGGTTGTGTTTATAAAATCCTTGCCAAGGATCTATCATTGAGACTAAAGAAGGTGCTTCCTAAACTCATTGATGACTCTTAAACAACATTAGTGGGAGGCAGGAATTTGCTGGATGGGATTGTTGTATCAAATGAGCTGGTTCAAGATGCTAGGACGAAAAAGAAATCATGTTTTGTAAAGCATACTTTGAAAAAACATACGAATCAGTGAGGTGGGATTTTCTTTATTACATGATGCAAAGAATGGGTTTCTGCCCAAAATGGATAGGCTGGATCAAAGTGTACATGGAGTCATCAACCTTATCTGTCTTGGTGAACGGAAGTCCAACGTCCGAATTTAAAAATCAGAAAGGTTTGCGTCAAGGTGATCCAATAGCACCTTTTCTATTCTTACTTAGGATGGTTTAGGTGGCTTGATGAGGATGGCTTGTTCGAAGGGACTCTCTGAAGGATATAGGGTGGATTATGGAAATTTGAGGATCCTGCTATTGCAATTCGCTTATGACGCATTATTTTTCTGTGAGCCTACTATGAAGAATGTCTTAGCCTTGAAAAGCATGTTGAGATGCTTTGAATTAGCCTCAGTGCTAAAGGTAAATTCAGGAAGTGATTTAACTTTGGTACCGGTTTTGGAGAAACTTCAGAGAAAATTAGCATCTTGGCAGCATAAGTACCTTTCATTTGGAGGGAGAATATGCTTGCTTAAGTCGTTGTTATCATCCATTCCCTCGTTCTATCTCTCCTTTTTTAAGGCTCCTAGGAAAGTTATTAACAAAATCATATCCTTACAGAGGAATTTCTTAAATAcaccaaaattatttattatttccctAAATTGTTCTCCTATATAAAGTTAAACTAgtaaatattatcattaatccATTATTATATACctatactaaaaaattattttcgatCCGGACGAGGGGGCAAAGAagtaatcataattatttaaagattTTATAAATCTGGTAACTTTTGTTGAAAATTTTGTACAGGAGGGCTAAACACATTATTTCCTCACTTAAGTCAACAtgcttttactttttcattaaatgttttctttataaaatattaaatgcatttaattttatttaattatttaattacagaTTATCatgtttaataattttctttaatttttttaaagaaaaaaagaaaaaagaaaaaagaaaaatactactactactaGATAGTCAGTGATTTAGCATCACCTTATTGATTTTTTCATAATGAATTAtgactattatatttttttcctagaaTAATTCTTCATTTTAGGATCTAAACATTGAATTCTTAAGCCAACATGCATTTTGCTGTAAAAAAagtcaacatacatttaatttttcgtttaatatttttgtataaagtATTGAACgcgtttaatttttatttaatatttcttttataaaccattaataaaatatagaaaaaaaagtaaacaccCCGTCCctcaaggtaaaaaaaataaataaaaaatcacacgTTCACCTGCCCATACCCTTGTTTGACTAGTTTCTAATGTGAAATCTTTTGATACGAGGCTTTTATAGTTTTGTCATTGGTTATTCTAAAactaattgttaatttgttataacTAAAAAGTAGAATTAAATTAAGTAATAAATAAAGTAGTaatatcatatttgttttttgtttgtttggcgAATAATAGGAAGAAAACACGTTGTACCGACCTTAATTTTCAACAGAAGCTGATGAATGAAGAGGTGGCAAGACCGACCGTGGGTATGTGGTGTGGGGGCATTGAACATATTTTCTTGATTACGCACCATCTGAcgcaagaaaatagaaaataaaaaaaaagggaggaaATTAACGAGAATCCATTTGGTCTACGTTGTCCCGAGTCAAGAACAGATCTTAACCCTTTTATAGCCGACCCCGTTGCACCGTTACAAGACTTGACACACTTGAATTCCTCTCTCTGACTCTGTCACTCTCTAATTCTCTCTTCTCCACGCCtccaatttcttaaatatttaagGAATGGAGTCTCACTCTTgattcctctctctcttcctcctcctccactAACCACAACATGTTCCCTGCCTTAGGATTTCCGGTCAACCTTAGCCCCTCCGATCCCAACCATCGGACGGTCCTTGCTGAAGTTGACTTCCTCTCCGCTAGAAACAATTCATCACCTCACACTAACGATCATGGAACCCCTCCTAAGTCTTATCCCCATGTAAATGTAAGACTCCTTCAACTTCCActcttcattcatttttttttttcctttagttTAGAGCTTGTGTTATACAGATACACTAAAtgctattttttctaatttaatttggtGCACAAATTCTAGACCGGTTTACAACTTCTCACCGCAAACGCTGGGAGTGACCAGTCGACGGTGGATGATGGGGCCTCGTCGGAGGCTGAAGATAAGCGTGCCAAGATGACTGAGGtgtatatttattcaatttctcAATATTATTTACTGTTACATAAATTTAAGTCATTatggttatatatatttattcaaatatGCGACTGGTTTTTGAACGAATTTAATAGATTTATCATTAACATTCGGTTGGATTGTGCACTTAAttgtcaaaatttatttatttgttgactACTATACGCCGCAATTAATTGAGAAGAAATACTTGGTTTTAGCTGGCACGACTGAAAGAGGACCTTCGAAACATGAATGCAGAGAACCAAAAGCTGAAGGAGATGCTCAGCCATGTCAGCAGTAACTACGCGAACttgcaaatgcatcttgcagcAGTACTGCAACAGCAACAGAACCAACGCACTGAGAGCACGGAACAAGAGGTacgtaattattaataattacagTATATTATTAACATCTTTAATTGCCCATTTTAAATTACTCCAACAGCAACaggaatatttttataacaatacTTGAAACCAATAATATAAACGAATTAACAAGTTAATTATTACTGCGATTACGCCCTTACCATTTTTTAGATGTATAAAGAAGAAGATATTTAActtatttcaaaagaaaatagagttaaatcattttattgtatatgattagtgtaatttttcatctatttaaagATAGTAATTGGTATAATTTTAGTTACACCaatttttatgatgatttttgtTTAGGCTAGTTGGACACACTGatccttaataaaaatatacactaatttggtaagaAAATTCTGATAATTTTAACATGTTTCAGGTTGTTCAAGGAAAATTAGCTGAGGAGAGAAAGCATGGAGTTGGCGGAGGAACGGTGCCTAGACAATTCCTGAGTTTAGTTCCAAGTGAAATAGATGATCAAGTATCTAATTCTTCTTCCGGTGAAAGGACTCGATCAACCACACCTCCCAGCAATAAAAATGATAAGGATAACAAAGAGACTGATGACAAGTTGAACCCTTCCAACCCTACGACGGATCCATCCACTAGTCCAGAAGCCGCTATGAGAAAAGCTCGTGTCTCAGTCCGTGCCCGATCAGAAGCACCCATGGTATGAATCAATCATTCTGGATTATAGATTAGCATAGCAAGTGATGAATATATAGTATAGCTctaacttaattattatttatttccagATCAGTGATGGGTGCCAATGGCGAAAATATGGACAAAAGATGGCTAAGGGAAACCCTTGTCCTCGAGCATACTACAGATGCACTATGGCAGTTGGCTGCCCAGTTCGCAAACAAGTgagtttattaaattttctgaTTAATTGATCAATGTATTAATTGAATGCCTTTGACAATATAATATTAGTTATCAGAATTAAACTTGCATGCATGCATATTGgtggtttatatatataggttCAACGTTGTGCGGAGGACAGAACAATTTTGACAACAACGTACGAAGGGACCCATAACCATCCACTGCCACCAGCTGCTATGGCCATGGCATCGACCACTGTAGCTGCTACTAGCATGTTGTTGTCTGGGTCAATGTCCAGTGCTGATGGAAAAATGAACCCCAATTTGCTAACTGGAGCTATTCTTCCATGCTCTAACATGGCAACACTTTCAGCTTCAGCACCATTCCCCACAGTGACATTGGACCTCACACACAACCCAAATGCGTTGCAGCAGTACCAATTAAGACCTCAAACTCAAACCCCATTCCTCCCGTCACCGCCTCAGAACTTTATGTCTGGACCCACAACACCACAACTGCCGAAACTGATTGCACAAGTGCTCTATAATCAATCCAAATTCTCAGGCCTTCAACTTTCTCAGGATGTGGGGCCTAATAATTCCCAAGCTCCAACACCGTCCTTGTTGCAGCCAAGCCAACAGGTCTCACTCACTGACACCGTCAGTGCCATCACCGCGGATCCAAACTTCCCCGCAGCGCTCACGGCCGCCATCTCCTCCATTATCGGTGGTGCTAatccaaacaacaacaacaacagtagCAATCCCAATGTCATAAATAGTGCTACAATTAATCAATAGCTTTTCATCAGGAAACTAATAGGAATGAAGTTCTTtggttcttttcttttcttttgtcatAGATTatattctttacttttattcgtTAATACGTGGGAAATTAAAGGGAAAATGAATTTGTGATTCATGAACCGGTCCAAGATGATTGGCATCTCTGGCCAAATTCTGTGATGTTTTTCTACCGTGGTCTTCTTCTCCATGCAATGAGAGCATTAAGGTGAAGGATACTTTTGAAGGCACTTCAATATTTTGGTAAGGATTTTAGCTGAATGACAGCAATGGTCATAAATATGTACATGATaattgtgatatatatatatatatatatatatatatatatatatatatatatatatatatatatatatatatatatatatatatatatatatatatatatatatatatcttaaagaGATACCCTTTTGTGAGCATTATACTATGTGCTTAGTAGAGCTAAGTTGCTTTTGCTTGTCCTAGGTGTATTTAATTTGCTTTGTGACTGGGTCATTTGTGCTATGAACTTCAGCTCAATTACTCTCGTAGGCCATTGGGTTGGTGTAACAACCCCAATCATAGATTGGGGTTTACACAATGATGAGTAAGAGAAAAATGAGACAAATGAATTAGTTACGATCCAGAAATGAAGGAAAGAAGGAGGACTGAGAGAGTGCCCGTAACCAATTTAAGGTGAAGGGACTATGTGTGACAAGTAGGTATATGAGAGTAAATGAGTGGATGGGAAAAGGGTGAGGAATGTGTGATGAAATCTTTCCCTCTCTAGATTATGAATTCTCCTCCTCTCTAATTCTATTCTTCTCTATTATTACTTTCACCATTGTAAGGTCACTTTTCCTCCTTAGTTCACAAACTGGGAGTTGATTTGttcatagaaaacaaaaaaacagtgCCCCTTCTTCTGATATTAAATAGTGTCATAACATTTGACAGGTCTAGATTAGGTTTGTGTTATCTGtccaaaaatattacttttgtcCATGTCATGGTAGGGTTTAGCAcacaccaattttattttttcttaaccaTCAAGTCAATcttataaaatttctaaaatatacatatagaaaaaaaaattgtaacatctttatattttttaagataaatagtCATTTACGTTCCTAAATATGTAGAGCGCTGACAAATTcgttttcaaaaaatgaaaatttaaattttagttcccaaaaatgaaaaaagtacaacaaattcATCCATTCATTAACTTTCATCTCTAACCATTAATTAAATAGTTTATGTGACACAGAGGGAcaaaaatgtcacaaaaatgATTCTCAATATGACTGTTGAATAGATTGGACTAAAATGTCAGTACATTTTCATTAGACCAAAATACTAGTAAGTTTCTTTTGGCTGatgaatataatttaatcttcatcttcttccctTTTATGATTGGAAAATtttacaatgtttattttgatacattggtaaaatgtttattttaaaaaatttctattgTGACAATATTAGATAGTGACAAAATCAAgttagatattattttttataagtattaaCTTAATGACGGTGTATTTTTGTTTGAGTATCttattttggataaaatattGTCACATTAAAAATGTTGAAGTAACAGacatattatgtttattattatgtttgttctaacttaggtttgatttcccattttttaagtgtttattataatattatgtttgcagtaataaaaaagagaagaaagataaaaattaaattatattttacccttaaataaaatgaaattttggatctaacaaattagtccaataAAAACTCACTTACATTTTGATCAAATGAAATTTATTCAACAATCATGTTAACAATtatttgtatgataattttatcatcTATGTCACATAAATTCTTTCATTAATGATAACAGacaaaaattaactaataataaatttatcatttgagaactaaaatttaaattttttttttttgataatttgTGAGGACTTTacatattcagaaaaaaaaaactatttgataTTGATGATGACTCTTAAAATGACATTAATGTGACGGTGtctaaccaaaaacaaaataaatacaaaagtgGACTAAGCGAGTTTCTCAGAAACTACGTTTGCACCGGTTGTGCGTGATCGTGACCGTCATATCAATAATCGTTTATATAATTATGAACAATTAATGGGAAGGTCAACTTAAGACGTGGAAAAAGTAGGGATGAGGTGGTGGACTTTGATTGGAAAAATGCGATACGTGTTTGACTTTCCGTGCAGTGTTTTATCACGTTCACGTTAGTACCACCTTAATGATCACGTTGAAGTGTTGAACATTGAACACACCATGTGACAGTATTTCATCCAACCATGTCAAGGTTGTGCCGTTTGCACGGTCTCACAATACTTCATCCATCGTACAAATGGGTCTTTGATCTTCAGCTCTTATTTGACTCGATACAAATGAAGCAGATGACTAGTTTTAATTTGCATCGGTGTACGTGTGAATGTGTTGTGGTCTtgttgatgtatatatataaagaccGCCAGCTTCCTAATTTGAATGAAGCATGTGCTTGCATGCGACGGGTGAGACTAATTTGGCCTCCTTTTCAAAACCTAGACCAACCTTGATGGAAGGAAATGGTGATCACCCTCATAGGACTGCGTTCTGGTATTCAACATCTTGTTGATGTATATACCAGGAAGATATGCTGTATTTATTGACCTGCATGGTTGGCTCATGACTATTAATTAGGAACAACAGTAACTgtagtaaaaaagaaaaggaacaaCAGTAATTACCATTATGCAATATCCGTATtgatcatatttatatttagaaCTTGAACATGAAGATTTGTGTAAGGTATTTCAAGCATTTGATTACTGATATAAAGCGTTTAACGGCACAGATTAATTAgaatttagta
This region of Glycine soja cultivar W05 chromosome 17, ASM419377v2, whole genome shotgun sequence genomic DNA includes:
- the LOC114392506 gene encoding WRKY transcription factor 6-like, which produces MFPALGFPVNLSPSDPNHRTVLAEVDFLSARNNSSPHTNDHGTPPKSYPHVNTGLQLLTANAGSDQSTVDDGASSEAEDKRAKMTELARLKEDLRNMNAENQKLKEMLSHVSSNYANLQMHLAAVLQQQQNQRTESTEQEVVQGKLAEERKHGVGGGTVPRQFLSLVPSEIDDQVSNSSSGERTRSTTPPSNKNDKDNKETDDKLNPSNPTTDPSTSPEAAMRKARVSVRARSEAPMISDGCQWRKYGQKMAKGNPCPRAYYRCTMAVGCPVRKQVQRCAEDRTILTTTYEGTHNHPLPPAAMAMASTTVAATSMLLSGSMSSADGKMNPNLLTGAILPCSNMATLSASAPFPTVTLDLTHNPNALQQYQLRPQTQTPFLPSPPQNFMSGPTTPQLPKLIAQVLYNQSKFSGLQLSQDVGPNNSQAPTPSLLQPSQQVSLTDTVSAITADPNFPAALTAAISSIIGGANPNNNNNSSNPNVINSATINQ